The DNA region TTTGTGGCATTAGGGCTCATGTGGGAAAGTCTCCCTGCGAGCTCGGTCACAGCATTATTCAAATCTTCGATAGAATAATAAACATTAGCATAAAGCCCCTTGCTCAAAGCCCAAGTTTCGTTGTACCATTGCGTATCAATTGATATTTGCGAAAATGCAGTAGTACCGATTTTGCGTTCGACAGCAGGTCCCACCACAAAAGGTCCAATTCCCAAGTCGAATTCGGAAAGTTTAATCGCTGCTCCTTGCATTGCCAAAGCATAGTCTGATGCAGCTACAAGCCCGACACCACCGCCAACAGCCTTGGCTTGAACACGTGTGATAACAAATTTGTCGGAATTACGCATAGCATTGATTACCTTAGCAAATCCGCTGAAAAATTCCTTGCCTTGTTCAAAATTTTCAATTGCAATTAATTCGTCAAAAGATGCACCGGCACAAAAGGCTTTATCGCCTTCGCTACGCAAAACTATAACATTGATGTTCGTATCTTGAGATGCCTGAGTAATCGTTTGAGCTAATTTATTTAACAATTCGCCCGGGAGTGAATTGCTCTTAGGATGAAAAAAAGTAATCAAGCCCACTTTGTCATGTATTTCTAAATGCACAAAAGCTTCATTCATAATAATTTGATGATTATATAAAAAAATATGAGAGTTGAAACGATATTTAGGTATGATTATTTGATTACTCGACCAACGCCTGCAAAACGGCGAGTGTAATATTCGTCAGAAACGGCTTGTTTGATAACGCCGCGACTCGATGATGCGTGAATCATTTCGCCGTTGCCGATGTAGATGCCGACATGATTTACGATAGCACCATTACTGAAGAAAATCAAATCTCCTTGCTGAAGATTGTCTGTTTTCACTCTTTCGGAATTTTCATATTGTGTGCGGCTTGTGCGAGGAACACTGATGCCGAGAGCCCCGTAAACTTGAGCTACAAGCCCCGAGCAATCAATGCCGGAACGGTCGTCGCCACCATATCTGTAAGGAGTACCAAGCCAACTAACGGCTTCGCTGACAATTAAATCACCCATATCATTTTCATCATTCCCCTTAGGGAAATTGAGTTGACCAAAAGACGCTTGTGAGCCGGATTTTGAAACTGTGTTAGATGTATTTTTTTTGGCGGACGGAGTAGCTTGCTTATTGGATGCGAATCGAACATGCGAACTACATGAACTTAGAAGCACTAAGAGCACTAAGCAAAAGGAAAATGATTTGTATGTAACATTTCTTTTCATTTTCTCGCATTTGTGTCATTGCCGCTTTTTAGTTTAACTGTTTTTAGTTTGCCGGAACCAAACATTTTGATTGAATCCGTCATCAAGAAAAACAATCCTAAAGCTGCCAATAGGACTAAAGCCATTTTCAGATACAACTGTTCCATTGAACCCCCAAGATATAATATCATAAAAAGCAATTTTTATGCCAATAACCAGATTTTTAAACAATACGAATATGTCAAAGTAAAAGTTACAAAAAGTACAAGAAAATTGACCGAATAACGTTTCAATCATAACATATTAACTCAATTTTGAGGTTTTGAATGACGTTTAGAGAAATATTTGAAAGCTACGAAACAATCGCTGTTTATGGAATGTCCAAAAATACAGTTAAGGCTGCCCATACAGTACCTGTTTTTATGTACAATCAAGGTTACAATGTGATTCCGATAAACCCGACAGTTGACAAAATTCTCAAACTTAAAGCATACCCAAGTTTGGATGAAGTGCCGGACGAAATCGAGATACTTAATGTTTTCAGACCTTCCGAGCAAGCTTTCGAAGTGGTCAAAGAAGCTGTCGAGCGACATAAGAAGAAGGGCGACATCAAATTGATTTGGCTTCAACAAGGAATTGAATCTGAAGAAGGCAAAAAATTAGCTTTGGATAACGGAATCGAATTCATCCAAAACAGATGTATGTATGTAGAATTTATAAATAGCGGATTAGGGAAAAAAAAATAATGTAAATTTTTGTAACTTTATACCGATTAAAAAGTCTTATCATAACGAAATATCTGCTGCTGAAAATGGCATGATTTGTGAATATATTTTTGTGAAGTTTACTATATATGAAATTATCTGAGGTGATATAAGTAATTCGCTACAATTTGTATATTTTGTGATGATAAAATCAATGGTTAAACGGCATATTCCATTTTTGATTGGGATAAGCCGAATTGCAAATAGTACACAAATTTATAAACTAAAGAGATATGGTTGCTTTGCGTAGCGGATTCATTAAAATAGCTTTAATTGTTTCATTACTTACGATTTCGGTTGTGCCGTCAAAAGCATCACCGAATGTGTTGATGTCGTTGAATGTCCCCTATTTCTACACTCAATCGTTTATGCAGTTCTTCATGTTCCAAAACCTTTGGTCGAGTACTTTGTTGTTTCCCTCGATTATTCAATTGCAGGAAAACAACTTCAACTTTGCACAAAACTTGACGAACACCGACCAAGAGATTGAGATAGACACTACTCAGCAAGAGCCGCCCTTACCTGATGAAACACCTGAACCAATCGAGCAAGAACCCGAACCAACATTAGAAGAATCCGATGCTGACACTGTAAATACACAAGATGATGCACCTGATGATTTGAATCAGGTCCCCGAACCCGATGAAACGCTTCAAATTCCTGATAATACCGATCTTCAAGTTGACGAAAATCCCGTAATCACACCATTAGATACCGCAAACAGAATATTTTTCAGCGATACCGACGACGGGCACTTCCGGCGACCTCAATTTTTGCAAAGATACGAATCAAACAGACAATCACTATACGAAAGTAGTTTCGGCTCGCCTTATAATCAACCTACGGGATTGAAATCCACCAACAAATTGGATAGTACGGCATCGCAAGTCAGAACAACAGAATCAATAGACAACGACGAAATCAGTTATCCTTTCGTTGTGCAATTAGATGATTATCTCACACTTCGCCAAAATCAACTAAGAGGGCAAATATGGGATTCCTTACTCACAAGATATGACCTCAAAATGGCGCTGTCCAAAGGCGATTTGGCAAGATTAATCAGCCAATCAACAGGTTTGACCATACCAATTCCGCCAAATCCATTGACGAATATATTCGGCAAGCCCGAAATCAGCATCAATGTAAACGGCGAAGTAAATATCAGGCTCGGCGTAAGGTGGGATTCGCAAAATTTGGGAACTGTTTCGCAATTCGGTCAAACCCAGTTTTCGCCGATATTCCATCAAGACATTAGAATTGATGTCAATGCTCGAATCGGTGATAAATTGAAATTGAATACGAATTGGAACACTCGTCGTACATTCGATTTCGACAATAAATTCAAA from Candidatus Kapaibacterium sp. includes:
- a CDS encoding enoyl-CoA hydratase/isomerase family protein, yielding MNEAFVHLEIHDKVGLITFFHPKSNSLPGELLNKLAQTITQASQDTNINVIVLRSEGDKAFCAGASFDELIAIENFEQGKEFFSGFAKVINAMRNSDKFVITRVQAKAVGGGVGLVAASDYALAMQGAAIKLSEFDLGIGPFVVGPAVERKIGTTAFSQISIDTQWYNETWALSKGLYANVYYSIEDLNNAVTELAGRLSHMSPNATKELKGIFRQGTENWDTLLFERAEISGRLVLSDFTKDFINKFKSGKR
- a CDS encoding C40 family peptidase, with product MKRNVTYKSFSFCLVLLVLLSSCSSHVRFASNKQATPSAKKNTSNTVSKSGSQASFGQLNFPKGNDENDMGDLIVSEAVSWLGTPYRYGGDDRSGIDCSGLVAQVYGALGISVPRTSRTQYENSERVKTDNLQQGDLIFFSNGAIVNHVGIYIGNGEMIHASSSRGVIKQAVSDEYYTRRFAGVGRVIK
- a CDS encoding CoA-binding protein yields the protein MTFREIFESYETIAVYGMSKNTVKAAHTVPVFMYNQGYNVIPINPTVDKILKLKAYPSLDEVPDEIEILNVFRPSEQAFEVVKEAVERHKKKGDIKLIWLQQGIESEEGKKLALDNGIEFIQNRCMYVEFINSGLGKKK